CAGCGCGCACAGCGCGGCGCCGCCCCCGCTGACGCGTCGCACCAGCGCGTAGAAGGCGACCGGGCCCAGCAGGTTCACCCACGGGCCCGCCTGCACGTGGAAGGTCTCGGGCATCACCGCGACCCCGGTGAGCCGGCCCAGGAATATCCCGAGCGCCGTCAGCCAGGGCACCAGCGGGTTGTACCAGAGCCACTCGCCTGCATACGACGGATCGGCGAGAGGGTGGCCGTCCAGCGCGGATTGCGCCTGCGCGAGGTCGCGGAAGTGGTCGGCGGCGTGAGGCCACCGCAGGCCGTCGACGGTCTGGAACGCGGTGACGAGCGCGAGTGCGCACGCCAGGGCCGCCAGGGCATCGAACAGCCGGTTGCTGCGGCCCGGCAGCCCATCCCATGCGGCCGCCCGCGCGCTACTCGTCGTCGGCCGCCGCCCCTCCCGCCCGCGCCACATCCTGCTGGCGGACCCTGTCCACGTTGAACTTCCCCGCCTGCCTCAACGTCCGCTCGATCACGTCGTCAAAATCGAACGCTGTGGATTTCGAGAAGCGGATGGGATTGATGCGCGCCACGACGAACGGCTTGAGATAGGGGCTGGTCAGCCCCCTGGCCTTCAGCCGCTCGACGATATCCGCGACTGCGTCGTCGACCTGGAGGATCTTCTTCGCGCGGCGCTCGCGTTCCCTCAGCGCGCGCGACATCGGTTGGTCCAGGAAGCCATCGATGCGCCGCAGCAGGGGATGGTACGCGCCGCCGCTGAGGCGCCCGCGCTCCTCGTATGCCGGCCCCAGCGTGAGGAAAGCCGCCTGCTCGAACTCGAACTCGAACTCGCGCTCGGGCCGATCGCTCTCCTCCGCCAGCGCGCGCGCCATGCGGATCGTCTCGAGCGACTTCTCGCGCAGATTGTGCGCCTTCTCGGTGTTGAGCGCGAGGATCTTGAATGCGACCTCCGCGTCCGGGACGAGCAGCGCGACGATGCTCCTGCCACCGAGCTTTCGCAAGGCCTGGAGGCGGTGGTTGCCGTTCGGCGTCCAGTACGCATCGTTGTAGCGGATGGCGATAATCGGATCGAGGAATCTCCCGAGCTTCTCGAACACGGCCATGAGGCGCTTGACGTGCGCGTCCGACGGATCGCGTTGATACGGCGTGGGCTCGACGCGATCGATCGGAAGCGCGACGATCAGGACGTCGGTTCCGCCGAACGGCTCGCGGTAGCGGGCGAGGATGGCGCCGCCGTCCCCTTCGACCTGCCGCGCGAGCCGGTCCGTCGCGCCGGCGCTGACGATCGCCGTCTCGGTCGCGGTGAGGCCGACGGTATTCGCGGCCGGCTTCTTCCGCCGGCCGGCGCCGCGTGTCTTGGCCATGGCTGCCTATTCGATGCGGTGTTCCTTCAGTTTCCCGAGAAACGTCTTGTAGCTCACCTGCAGGAGCTCGGCGGCGCGCGGCTTGTTGTTGCCGCTCTCGCGGAGCGCCTCGACGATCTTGCGCCGTTCGACTTCAGCGGTGGCGCGTCGCACGGCGTCGGTCATCGAGCCGGAGAGATCGATCTGGTCCCAGGGATCCGCCGCGTGCTCCTCCTGCGTCGCGGCGAAGGACAGATTGAGGTGGCGCGGCTGCAGCGTGTCGCCGTCGGCGAGGATGACCGCCCGCTCGATGCAGTTCTGCAGCTCGCGGACGTTGCCCGGCCAGGCGTACTGCTGCAGCGACTCGAGCGCCGCCGGCGAAACGGCCATCGGCTTCTTCTTCAACTCCCGGCAGAAGCGATCGACGAAGTGCCGCGTGAGCAGCGCGATGTCATTCCTGCGGTCGCGCAGCGGGGGGATCTGGATCGGAAACACCGAGAGCCGGAAGTAGAGATCTTCGCGAAAGCGGCGCGCCGCCACCGCGGCCTTCAGGTCGCGATTGG
This genomic interval from Acidobacteriota bacterium contains the following:
- a CDS encoding ParB N-terminal domain-containing protein — encoded protein: MAKTRGAGRRKKPAANTVGLTATETAIVSAGATDRLARQVEGDGGAILARYREPFGGTDVLIVALPIDRVEPTPYQRDPSDAHVKRLMAVFEKLGRFLDPIIAIRYNDAYWTPNGNHRLQALRKLGGRSIVALLVPDAEVAFKILALNTEKAHNLREKSLETIRMARALAEESDRPEREFEFEFEQAAFLTLGPAYEERGRLSGGAYHPLLRRIDGFLDQPMSRALRERERRAKKILQVDDAVADIVERLKARGLTSPYLKPFVVARINPIRFSKSTAFDFDDVIERTLRQAGKFNVDRVRQQDVARAGGAAADDE